Part of the Sporomusa termitida genome, TTAACATGATGCCAAGCTTACTTAGTTTCCTGTTAGTGGATCAGGCAGCTTACCAGCAGACAAAGTGAAGGGATGGGGAGCGGTAAAGTCTGCGCCAGCCTTCATTAAATGTAATCTACTGTGAATGGGTATTCGTAGAGAAAGAAGAATTTGACTATGAGACAACAGGAACTATCGCCGATAGTTTGCAAAAATTGCGCGTCCCGGCTTGCTAAGTGGTGTTATGAACAGCATTGGTGGTTCCGGCTGATTCGGGAGCCACTACTGCTGGGTATGCGCAGCATGGCCTGGTGGCATGGGATCGATGCCCGAAAACATGTGGTGCGCAATCCCGAATGTCACGGGTGTATCCGCTTCATGAAGGACGAACTGGAGGCAAAATCGCCTACCTTTCGCTTTCTCAATGAACATCTCGGTAAAAGAGTCAGTAAACTGCGCAATTCAATGCTCACACAGCAGGAACTCGATGAAGCCAAGCGCTATGCCCGGGAAGCTATGGAGGAAAAACGGGAGTAAGTGGCAGCTGAAAAAGAATGGACTGTGAGGTTGCTGGGGAAGAGATCTATAGTTGACAGTAGACCCGCAAGCAAATACACAAAAAGACGCCTGCAGCATCCCGGGTTTTTGCCTGGTACAAGATGTTTTAGGCGTTTTTAATTATCGGTGTCCGGCAGATTTTTTTCAGCCTCCAATCCGGCAAGTACATTCAGCTATATTTTTCATAGTTGAGGGGACTCGTTCATTTTATCGGCTTGTTCAGTGGTTTCGAACCGTTCCCCCGGAGTTATTTTGGTGGCTGAAGCGGGAGCAAACAGATTCTTGCCAAAAGTGAAATAAAAAAAGGTTTTTGTTGTATTTTGACGAAATATTACATAACAAAATAGATGCAGCAATAGAGGACATCTGCATCCACTGAAAAATTGCTTCAGCAAGCCAGCATTTAATCAAAATGGCGGAAGAATTACAACCGGCTGCCGTCAGTTAAAAGTTTAGTTAAATAAACGTAACAAGGATAACCCTTTTAAATTTGATATGAGAGATTATGCTGAATGCTATGTAAATTTCAGGATGGTATAAAACAAGAACCTGACCTGACCAGCGTCAAGTAGATAATTTTCCCAGCAATCAGTACCATCACGCATAAATTGGTACTGATTTTGTTTGTATAGGCATAAATTTGCCGGCCAAAAGGAATGCGGAGATGGACGAATGGCTAATTTATGCAAGCAAGCCGGGATAATGTAAACGTACGGTATCATCTGTGGTCTATTCGTAGTTGGTTTTGGCCTCCTAAGGTGTTTGCTTGCTGCGTTATGTGGGCTGAACGGTCTGTTGAAAGGATGAATCTCTAGCGTGAACGCAACAATGAATATGCATGCTGATCAGTCCATGGAAGAAATCGGGATACTAAAATTATATATATTCGGCCAGTCACAGAAATCCGTAAACGCGTTGGCTAATCTCCGGAAAATTAGCGAGAATAACCTAAACGGGAAATTTTTTATAGAAATTTGTGATTTAGAAATCCACCCTGAGAAAGCCAAGCA contains:
- a CDS encoding nitroreductase; this translates as MRQQELSPIVCKNCASRLAKWCYEQHWWFRLIREPLLLGMRSMAWWHGIDARKHVVRNPECHGCIRFMKDELEAKSPTFRFLNEHLGKRVSKLRNSMLTQQELDEAKRYAREAMEEKRE